The following proteins are co-located in the Aquarana catesbeiana isolate 2022-GZ linkage group LG02, ASM4218655v1, whole genome shotgun sequence genome:
- the CREBZF gene encoding CREB/ATF bZIP transcription factor, whose protein sequence is MRRPLRERAQPTSGTARKRKLRSVEAEEEEESSLVTDLGELLCADGEAAAWWTEDVERPADSSLADLLQQLAACEEAPEAELCRHEAAAASPAPPDTIIAAASDRRGAPRGDNRNALAARLNRLRKKEYVSGLEGKVARLSEDNQRLERENRGLEERVRHLEEETRYLRAVLANDSALSQLLGRLTGLGGVTLTTSLFGQKKQRRRKEAAHEHDYALPAEEREPPGGGGGGVCLHVDKEKVSVEFCPACSRSAADNFLF, encoded by the exons ATGAGGCGCCCGCTGAGAGAACGTGCCCAGCCAACAAGCGGCACGGCCCGTAAGAGGAAGCTCCGGAGCGTGGAGgccgaggaagaggaggagagcagtctCGTCACCGACCTGGGCGAGCTGCTGTGCGCTGACGGGGAGGCTGCGGCCTGGTGGACGGAAGACGTCGAGCGGCCCGCCGACAGCTCCCTAGCCGACCTCCTGCAGCAGCTGGCCGCCTGCGAAGAGGCGCCCGAAGCCGAACTTTGCCGCCATGAGGCCGCCGCCGCCTCCCCCGCCCCCCCGGACACGATCATAGCGGCCGCCTCAGACCGCAGGGGGGCGCCGCGGGGCGACAACAGGAACGCGCTGGCCGCGCGCCTCAACCGCCTGCGCAAGAAGGAGTACGTGAGCGGCCTGGAGGGGAAGGTGGCGCGCCTGTCCGAGGACAACCAGCGGCTGGAGCGGGAGAACCGGGGCCTGGAGGAGAGGGTGCGCCACCTGGAGGAGGAGACCCGCTACCTCAGGGCCGTGCTGGCCAATGACAGCGCTCTGTCGCAGCTGCTGGGCCGCCTGACCGGGCTGGGCGGGGTCACGCTTACCACGTCACTCTTCGGCCAgaagaagcagaggaggaggaaggaggcggCGCACGAGCACGACTACGCGCTGCCCGCCGAGGAGAGGGAGCCCCCTGGCggcggaggaggaggagtgtgCCTGCACGTGGACAAGGAGAAGGTGTCGGTGGAGTTCTGTCCTGCGTGTTCCAGGAGTGCAGCTGACAAT TTTCTCTTTTAG